The window CGGGGGCTGGGTTCATACTCGCGGCCATCGTTTTCGCGACGAATCGGGCGTCCGGCTGGAGCGTACAGTCTCTGTACACCTACGAGGCATATTACCAACTCATGTGGGTCAATCTGGCTTGGGGGCTCATGAATTTGCTCCCCGTGCTACCGCTCGATGGCGGGCAGGTGTGTCGGCAACTCTATCGAATTGGGGGAGCGCGTCGCTCCGAAGAGGCGGCACTCAAGACGTCGGTCGCGGTCGGTGCGGTCGTCGCGGCCTACGGTCTCATGGACTACCTCGGCCAACCGCGCGCCTTGTTCAACGAAATCCCGTCCGAACTCCGGTTTCAATCGCTGTTCACGACGGTTCTGTTCGCGCTACTGGCGTACGGAAGTTATCAGGCACTCGAACAGTTGCGGAGCTACTCGCCCTGGGAAAGCTCGTACGACGACACGCCGTGGCGACGGCGATGAGAAACGACTTCCAGGGAACCTGAGAACAAGGAGGCCGCGTGACTGTCGGGGGCACAGCCCGTG is drawn from Fimbriiglobus ruber and contains these coding sequences:
- a CDS encoding site-2 protease family protein, translating into MIAEPQPTPYDLTFRIFRFPVRIHPMFWLTTLLTGQTSLQRESPLPLLAIWVAVVFVSILVHELGHAFAFRWFRADSRVCLYWFGGLATSNNPPGRPWPSIAVSLAGPGAGFILAAIVFATNRASGWSVQSLYTYEAYYQLMWVNLAWGLMNLLPVLPLDGGQVCRQLYRIGGARRSEEAALKTSVAVGAVVAAYGLMDYLGQPRALFNEIPSELRFQSLFTTVLFALLAYGSYQALEQLRSYSPWESSYDDTPWRRR